The following proteins are encoded in a genomic region of Brachypodium distachyon strain Bd21 chromosome 1, Brachypodium_distachyon_v3.0, whole genome shotgun sequence:
- the LOC100831815 gene encoding sphingosine kinase 1, whose amino-acid sequence MADPQAGARAPPEPQADALVESVRVDGAAAEATLSDAELAWRPSGRVRDGAGRRKLELESDVLGFRVDGRALKVATFARWDEAGVGRPPSPLGCGGAGGGDRRRGEVVVEMESEEAAERWGDAMRDRFVSLGRPKRLFIIVNPFGGKRSGRRIFQTEVLPLIEASGIQYTMQETKHRLHAQEIAGSLDLMKYDGIICVSGDGILVEVVNGLLQREDWSTAIKVPLGIIPAGTGNGMVQALLHSAGEPFSMSNAVFAIIRGHKRALDVTSVVQGKTKFFSVMMLTWGLVADIDIESEKFRWMGSARIEVYSLVRVVSLRRYNGRILFIPAPGYEGFGDPVEQTTSCKSNGASNSVEGDRSSVSNDETCTYPGPSVDEADVKWRSLNGPFVNVWISNIAFACEGVMIAPQAKFADGFLDAAIVKDCPRSVALGLLLRMKDGSYVESPYVQYFKVKALRIEPGLRVGNSNLGGIIDSDGEVLARGDVSKAGGEPEHLMAYGPPIQLTVDQGLATIFSPR is encoded by the exons ATGGCCGACCCCCAAGCCGGAGCGAGAgctccgccggagccgcagGCGGACGCCCTGGTGGAGTCCGTGCGTGTcgacggcgccgcggcggaggccacGCTCTCCGATGCCGAGCTGGCGTGGCGCCCGTCAGGCCGCGTCCGCGACGGCGCGGGGAGGCGGAAGTTGGAGCTGGAGTCGGACGTGCTCGGGTTCCGGGTGGATGGGAGGGCTCTCAAAGTCGCGACCTTTGCGAGGTGGGACGAGGCGGGCGTAGggaggccgccgtcgccgctgggctgcggcggcgcaggTGGAGGGGacaggaggagaggagaggtcgtggtggagatggagagcgaggaggccgccgagAGGTGGGGGGACGCCATGAGAGATCGCTTCGTCTCGCTTG GTCGGCCGAAGAGATTGTTCATCATAGTGAACCCTTTTGGTGGGAAGAGAAGTGGGCGGAGGATTTTTCAAACCGAAGTGCTACCTCTTATTGAAGCTAGTGGCATCCAATACACCATGCAAG AAACCAAGCATCGTCTTCATGCTCAAGAAATTGCTGGTTCACTAGATCTGATGAAATATGATGGGATTATTTGTGTCAGTGGTGATGGTATCCTTGTGGAG gTTGTTAATGGTCTGCTGCAAAGAGAAGACTGGAGCACAGCAATAAAAGTACCACTAGGGATCATCCCTGCAG GTACTGGAAATGGAATGGTACAAGCTCTATTGCACTCTGCTGGTGAACCTTTCTCCATGTCTAATGCTGTGTTTGCAATCATCAGAG GTCACAAACGTGCCCTAGATGTCACCTCTGTCGTGCAGGGCAAGACAAAGTTTTTTAGTGTCATGATGCTTACATGGG GTTTGGTAGCTGATATTGATATTGAGTCAGAGAAGTTTAGGTGGATGGGAAGCGCTCGCATTGAAGTCTAT TCCCTTGTACGTGTGGTGAGCTTGCGACGGTACAATGGGCGTATTCTTTTCATTCCAGCTCCGGGATATGAAGGATTTGGTGATCCCGTGGAGCAAACTACCAGTTGTAAATCTAATGGGGCTAGCAATAGTGTTGAAGGAGACAGATCAAGTGTCTCTAATGATGAAACATGTACCTATCCTGGCCCTTCAGTTGATGAAGCTGATGTTAAATGGAGATCACTGAATGGTCCATTTGTTAACGTCTGGATTAGCAATATTGCTTTTGCTTGTGAAGGTGTCATGATAGCACCACAAGCAAAG TTTGCGGATGGCTTCTTGGATGCAGCTATAGTGAAGGACTGCCCAAGGTCCGTTGCTCTCGGGCTCTTGCTTCGGATGAAGGACGGAAGCTACGTTGAGTCGCCCTACGTACAGTACTTCAAG GTAAAGGCTCTCCGGATTGAGCCGGGACTGCGTGTGGGCAACAGTAACCTAGGTGGCATCATCGACTCTGATGGAGAGGTTCTCGCTAGAGGCGACGTATCCAAAGCCGGAGGCGAGCCAGAGCATCTAATGGCATATGGCCCCCCTATCCAGCTGACCGTGGATCAGGGGCTGGCCACCATATTCTCCCCAAGATGA
- the LOC100842212 gene encoding uncharacterized protein LOC100842212: protein MAKSRNKNKAKKGGDAAPMDTSEGAPATSTATEIPQPMDTSEGKQPSSASASLSSISRKIKKGVQIKRTKNMRKMKAVARAISKTEKSEEKVLKAKSKKTRIQSAKSLYD, encoded by the exons ATGGCGAAGAGCCGCAACAAGAACAAAGCCAAGAAGGGCGGCGACGCTGCCCCCATGGACACCTCCGAGGGCGCGCCCGCCACATCCACCGCCACAGAAATCCCGCAGC CGATGGATACATCCGAGGGGAAGCAACCCtcttcggcatcggcttcCCTCAGTTCGATTAGCAG GAAAATTAAAAAGGGTGTGCAAATTAAAAGGACAAAAAATATGAGGAAAATGAAAGCTGTTGCAAGGGCCATCTCAAAAACTGAGAAGTCAGAGGAGAAAGTCTTGAAAGCCAAAAGCAAGAAGACAAGGATTCAATCTGCCAAGTCCTTGTATGATTAA